In Nocardioides sp., the following proteins share a genomic window:
- a CDS encoding [protein-PII] uridylyltransferase produces the protein MTAAERSARTHQADHLCRQAYEAAFGGDQGGSAFLAVGGYGRGELAPHSDLDVVLVHLDHVDPTGAAERIWYPLWDSGTRLDHSVRSLAQMTEAAQADVRVALGLLDARHLAGDPNLTLRLRTQVLAQWRAQARARLPELRRLTEARHELVGELAHASVPDLKEAYGGLRDATVLKALVATWLVDVPHVELERSRRVLLDVRDELHALTGRPHDRIAGELWPDLAQRLGHPDALAAQRAVRLHGRRITHLSRLTWRRVDAALGRTVASSKRQRPGPSMTPIAPGVAVAGGEVVLEAKVRPGDDPTLLLRLAAVASERDLPLNPAAVARLVQEGTRLPDPWPDEARDQFVRLLAGPGLIAVWETLDETGAVDSFLPDWERIRLLPHASQIHRFTVDRHVVETCAEAARLIRQVARPDVLLVAALLHDIGKGELTEHCAAGEPIARRASTRMGFSAADVERIALLVRHHLLLADLATTRDPDDPATLAALAEAVPDVETLSLLAALTEADARATSPQAWSTWRASLIRKLAAQAAGHLVAPGMRSTATVSLQVPAAVRIDPAYVDLDLVAVPGGTRITVVAQDRLGLMADVAACLALQRTSVRAVRAWSQGDIAVSRWEVADDHLDARMLRQRIEALRAGTLDVRARLRDNSTVGLPPTVAVTSNASSDSTVLEVRAQDRPAVLFTVLDVLAQIGVSVRSAHVDTLGPQAVDVFYLQEESAGALSEERAVRAAAVVRRALGG, from the coding sequence ATGACCGCCGCCGAACGCTCCGCCCGGACACACCAAGCCGACCACCTGTGCCGGCAGGCGTACGAGGCCGCGTTCGGCGGCGATCAGGGGGGTTCAGCCTTCCTCGCGGTCGGGGGCTACGGCCGTGGCGAGTTGGCCCCGCACTCCGACCTCGACGTGGTGCTGGTCCACCTCGACCACGTCGATCCCACCGGAGCCGCCGAACGGATCTGGTATCCGTTGTGGGACTCCGGCACCCGACTCGACCACTCCGTGCGCTCGCTCGCACAGATGACCGAAGCGGCGCAGGCGGACGTACGGGTGGCCCTCGGCTTGCTCGACGCCCGACATCTGGCCGGGGACCCCAATCTCACCCTGCGGCTGCGTACGCAGGTGCTCGCCCAGTGGCGTGCCCAGGCACGCGCCCGGCTGCCCGAGTTGCGTCGCCTCACCGAGGCTCGCCACGAGTTGGTGGGCGAACTCGCGCACGCCTCGGTGCCGGATCTGAAGGAGGCGTACGGCGGCTTGCGCGACGCCACCGTGCTCAAGGCTCTCGTCGCGACCTGGCTCGTCGACGTCCCCCACGTCGAACTCGAGCGATCACGGCGAGTCTTGTTGGACGTACGAGACGAACTGCATGCCCTCACCGGGAGACCGCACGATCGGATTGCGGGGGAGTTGTGGCCCGATCTCGCCCAGCGGCTCGGCCATCCCGACGCGCTCGCGGCGCAACGTGCGGTACGTCTGCACGGCCGCCGGATCACTCATCTGTCCCGACTCACCTGGCGTCGCGTCGACGCGGCCCTCGGGCGGACCGTCGCCTCCTCGAAGCGCCAGCGTCCAGGGCCGTCGATGACACCTATCGCCCCGGGAGTCGCGGTCGCCGGAGGGGAGGTCGTCCTCGAAGCAAAGGTGCGCCCAGGCGACGATCCCACGCTGCTGTTGCGACTCGCGGCCGTGGCATCCGAACGTGACCTGCCGCTGAACCCTGCGGCCGTCGCGCGCCTGGTCCAGGAGGGGACGCGGCTGCCGGACCCGTGGCCGGACGAGGCCCGCGACCAGTTCGTACGCCTGCTCGCCGGCCCCGGCCTCATCGCCGTCTGGGAGACCCTGGACGAGACAGGGGCGGTCGACTCGTTCCTGCCTGACTGGGAGCGGATCCGGCTGTTGCCTCATGCCTCCCAGATCCACCGCTTCACCGTCGACCGTCACGTGGTCGAGACCTGCGCCGAGGCGGCGCGCCTGATCCGTCAGGTCGCGCGTCCCGACGTGTTGCTGGTCGCGGCGCTGCTCCACGACATCGGCAAGGGCGAACTCACCGAGCATTGCGCGGCTGGGGAGCCCATCGCTCGCAGGGCCTCGACGAGGATGGGCTTCAGTGCGGCGGATGTGGAGCGGATCGCGCTCCTCGTACGCCACCACCTGCTGCTCGCCGACCTTGCCACGACCCGTGATCCGGACGACCCCGCCACGCTGGCCGCGTTGGCCGAGGCGGTGCCTGACGTGGAGACGCTGTCCTTGCTCGCCGCGCTCACCGAAGCCGACGCCAGGGCGACATCGCCGCAGGCATGGAGCACGTGGCGGGCGAGCCTGATCCGGAAGCTGGCCGCGCAGGCTGCGGGCCATCTGGTCGCTCCCGGAATGCGCTCGACCGCGACGGTGTCGCTGCAGGTGCCGGCCGCTGTGCGGATCGACCCGGCGTACGTCGACCTGGATCTCGTGGCCGTGCCGGGTGGCACTCGGATCACCGTGGTCGCGCAAGACCGGCTTGGGCTGATGGCTGACGTGGCTGCCTGTCTGGCGCTGCAGCGGACCTCCGTACGCGCCGTGCGGGCGTGGAGCCAAGGTGACATCGCAGTGTCGAGGTGGGAGGTGGCCGACGACCACCTGGACGCCAGGATGCTGCGCCAGCGCATTGAGGCGTTGCGTGCGGGCACCCTGGATGTTCGTGCCCGGCTTCGTGACAACTCGACGGTGGGCTTGCCGCCCACCGTGGCCGTGACGAGCAACGCGTCGTCCGACTCGACCGTGCTTGAGGTGCGCGCCCAAGACCGGCCCGCCGTCCTCTTCACGGTGCTCGACGTATTGGCGCAGATCGGTGTGAGCGTGCGCTCGGCGCACGTCGACACGCTTGGCCCGCAAGCCGTCGACGTCTTCTATCTTCAGGAGGAGTCCGCGGGGGCGCTCAGCGAAGAGCGGGCGGTGCGCGCGGCGGCCGTCGTGCGCCGTGCCCTCGGGGGTTGA
- a CDS encoding DUF6297 family protein yields the protein MSEVALAASAAELRSEIRHWRRGRADLGWGEAISEAYTVIFSALVLGSMAVSALLGLRDIWDATCDRQCADARGLLPVLSVFATGVLVLGAARLLGPIFCPPAAATWLLSTPVDRRSLLRPALVRALLLALVAGSLVPVPIILFGATGPVTGSAVAVGTGLLSTGLVGLAAVSQLSSSRVAHGIWWASSLALWLILGAAATGGIRLDWAHATWIAAGFVGATAVFAVMFARRADQALASSYRRVLAITQRLFTSLSGALAALDLGLLFDVLLDRRWNSAARVISRPGRWRGAAALWHRDLVRLRRSPQPALVLAGSLLVPYAVGAAGAGRLTPVVAALVGFVAAVPLLAGLRVLSRGPSLIRMLPFSGRAALTEHVINPGLLLICFAAAAAPSWLDSWTPAQGWALAAAVALSALSAATRWVTSPAPDYAKPMVSTPAGAVPTGLFSSLLRGFDVWLLTALPLLLLNGWWGPCVSVSLSLVVLAVVVDV from the coding sequence ATGAGCGAGGTCGCCCTCGCTGCGAGCGCGGCAGAACTGCGCTCGGAGATCCGTCATTGGCGACGCGGGCGGGCGGATCTGGGTTGGGGCGAGGCGATCTCGGAGGCGTACACCGTGATCTTCTCGGCGCTCGTGCTGGGCTCGATGGCAGTCAGCGCGCTGCTCGGGCTGCGTGACATCTGGGATGCGACGTGCGATCGGCAATGTGCGGATGCTCGTGGGCTACTTCCGGTGCTCAGTGTGTTCGCGACCGGGGTGCTGGTCTTGGGAGCGGCTCGGCTGCTCGGCCCGATCTTTTGTCCGCCCGCGGCAGCCACCTGGCTGCTGAGCACGCCCGTGGACCGCAGGTCCTTGCTGCGACCGGCGCTCGTACGCGCCCTGCTGCTGGCCCTGGTTGCTGGGTCTCTCGTGCCCGTGCCGATCATCCTCTTCGGCGCCACTGGGCCGGTGACGGGGTCCGCAGTGGCGGTCGGCACAGGACTCCTGTCCACCGGCTTGGTCGGGCTGGCCGCAGTGAGCCAACTCTCGAGTTCGCGAGTCGCACACGGGATCTGGTGGGCCTCGTCGCTCGCGTTGTGGCTGATTCTCGGGGCGGCGGCAACAGGTGGGATCCGGCTCGACTGGGCGCACGCCACCTGGATCGCTGCCGGCTTCGTGGGCGCAACAGCAGTGTTCGCGGTGATGTTCGCCCGGCGGGCCGACCAGGCGCTGGCATCCTCCTACCGCCGCGTGTTGGCCATCACGCAGCGGCTGTTCACCAGCCTGTCTGGCGCGTTGGCCGCACTCGACCTCGGATTGCTCTTCGACGTCCTCTTGGATCGACGCTGGAACTCCGCGGCTCGCGTCATCAGCAGACCCGGTCGCTGGCGCGGCGCAGCAGCCTTGTGGCACCGCGACCTGGTGCGGCTTCGGCGCAGTCCGCAGCCGGCTCTGGTCCTGGCGGGGTCGCTGCTGGTGCCGTACGCCGTTGGCGCTGCCGGCGCCGGCCGGCTCACACCGGTGGTGGCCGCGCTGGTGGGTTTCGTAGCGGCAGTTCCCCTGCTCGCAGGACTGCGCGTGCTCTCCCGGGGGCCGAGCCTCATCCGGATGCTGCCCTTCTCCGGGCGCGCCGCCCTCACCGAGCACGTGATCAATCCCGGCCTACTGCTGATCTGCTTCGCGGCGGCTGCGGCGCCGTCGTGGCTCGACTCCTGGACACCGGCCCAGGGTTGGGCGCTCGCTGCGGCGGTCGCGCTATCCGCACTCTCGGCGGCGACACGATGGGTGACCTCCCCGGCGCCTGATTACGCCAAGCCGATGGTGTCGACTCCGGCGGGTGCCGTACCGACCGGTTTGTTCAGCAGCCTGCTGCGCGGCTTCGATGTCTGGTTGCTGACGGCCCTGCCATTGTTGCTGCTCAACGGGTGGTGGGGGCCTTGCGTGTCCGTGAGCCTGTCGCTCGTCGTGCTGGCGGTGGTGGTGGATGTGTGA
- the ccmA gene encoding heme ABC exporter ATP-binding protein CcmA, whose product MTPLLSARAITVRYGDRTILDAIDVEVEAGEAVALVGPNGSGKSTLLRCICGLQEPTGGDIVLDDSTLDERHPDIRRKLAVLMDDIDFFPDLSVVEHLDLMARAHGSDDPEPIVDAVLHELGLVEVSGQLPSTLSSGQRRRLLLASVFVRPRRVLVLDEPEQRLDVEGVAWLGDRLLAEKAKGVAVLLASHDQALVEKVCDRVITLGRKASEQAEPISDAT is encoded by the coding sequence GTGACGCCCCTGCTGTCCGCGCGTGCGATCACGGTCAGGTACGGCGATCGTACGATCCTCGACGCCATCGACGTGGAGGTCGAAGCCGGTGAAGCGGTGGCCCTGGTCGGCCCCAACGGTTCGGGGAAGTCGACCCTGCTGCGGTGCATTTGCGGCCTGCAGGAGCCGACCGGCGGCGACATCGTGCTCGACGACAGCACGCTCGATGAGCGGCATCCCGACATCCGCCGCAAACTGGCCGTGTTGATGGATGACATCGACTTCTTTCCTGACCTGTCGGTGGTCGAGCACCTCGATCTGATGGCGCGCGCTCACGGGTCAGACGATCCCGAGCCGATCGTGGACGCGGTGCTGCACGAACTCGGCCTGGTCGAGGTGTCCGGCCAACTCCCCTCCACCTTGAGTTCTGGGCAACGGCGCCGGTTGCTGTTGGCATCGGTGTTCGTACGCCCGCGCCGTGTGCTGGTGTTGGACGAGCCGGAGCAACGACTCGACGTGGAGGGCGTGGCGTGGCTTGGGGATCGGCTGCTCGCCGAGAAGGCCAAGGGTGTCGCGGTGCTGCTGGCCAGTCATGACCAGGCGCTGGTCGAGAAGGTCTGCGACCGGGTCATCACGCTCGGCCGCAAAGCCTCCGAGCAGGCAGAACCGATCTCGGACGCAACATGA
- a CDS encoding amidohydrolase family protein, translating into MSALRFRGPILPDGESRDLYVVRGTITYEPQPGAETVVEGWIVPGLVDAHCHLGLDDFGPSTVDETEEQAIADRDGGALLIRDAGSAADTRWIQARDDLPRLIRCGRHIARSRRYIRHYAWEVEPEELPAYAAQEARAGDGWIKLVGDWISRDEGDLAPSFPAEAFAAAINAAHAEGAKVTAHCFGAGVLPGLIEAGIDCLEHGTGLSEDLIDAMVARGTALVPTIMQLDKFPEHAAAGAERFPVYAETMTDLYARMPATIMSAYEAGVPIYAGSDGGGISRHGNIAGEVEALHRIGMPAADALAAASWRAREWLGHPLLGEGDPADFVVYRSDPRADLSILRAPSAVVLRGQVVAGG; encoded by the coding sequence ATGAGTGCTCTGCGATTTCGCGGCCCGATCCTTCCCGACGGCGAGTCTCGCGACCTCTACGTCGTCCGCGGCACGATTACGTACGAACCCCAACCCGGCGCTGAGACGGTCGTCGAAGGCTGGATCGTCCCTGGTCTCGTCGACGCGCACTGCCATCTCGGCCTGGACGACTTCGGCCCCTCGACCGTCGACGAGACCGAAGAGCAGGCGATTGCCGATCGCGACGGGGGAGCGCTGCTGATCCGGGACGCCGGCTCGGCGGCCGACACTCGCTGGATCCAGGCTCGCGACGACCTGCCTCGGCTGATCAGGTGTGGTCGCCACATCGCCCGCAGTCGGCGCTATATCCGCCACTACGCGTGGGAGGTCGAGCCCGAGGAGCTACCCGCGTACGCCGCGCAGGAGGCGCGCGCCGGTGACGGCTGGATCAAACTCGTCGGCGATTGGATCAGCCGCGATGAGGGCGACTTGGCGCCGAGCTTCCCCGCCGAGGCTTTCGCTGCGGCCATCAACGCCGCGCACGCCGAGGGCGCCAAGGTCACCGCGCACTGCTTCGGCGCCGGGGTCCTGCCCGGTCTGATCGAGGCCGGCATCGACTGCCTGGAGCATGGCACCGGATTGTCGGAAGACCTGATCGACGCGATGGTGGCGAGGGGCACGGCCTTGGTGCCCACGATCATGCAACTCGACAAGTTCCCCGAGCATGCCGCCGCGGGTGCGGAGCGGTTCCCCGTCTACGCGGAGACGATGACCGACCTCTATGCCCGGATGCCCGCCACGATCATGTCGGCGTACGAAGCCGGCGTGCCGATCTACGCAGGCTCGGACGGCGGCGGCATCAGCCGGCACGGCAACATCGCCGGTGAGGTCGAGGCGCTGCACCGGATCGGAATGCCCGCCGCTGATGCTCTGGCCGCCGCCTCCTGGCGTGCGCGCGAGTGGCTGGGGCATCCCCTGCTCGGGGAGGGGGATCCAGCCGACTTCGTGGTCTATCGCAGCGACCCGCGCGCGGATCTGTCGATCCTGCGGGCGCCGTCAGCCGTGGTGCTGCGCGGTCAGGTCGTCGCGGGCGGCTGA
- a CDS encoding GtrA family protein: protein MTSLRSRLHRRNWILLARFAAVGASGVLVNLLVVILVNQFGPDAEADVVSLRPTDFHVRWYHAYSTVAFFVANLWNFQLNRQWTFRSSGAAGWWREYVPFLTVGLLTQGVGLLLLTLLMHRGSPLALPHDLFDDSSIWLTRLYWAQLIVIGLITPLSFVLNKIWTFAAVRESRSAARDDLTAQHHG, encoded by the coding sequence GTGACGAGCCTGCGAAGCCGGCTGCACCGCCGCAACTGGATCCTGCTGGCACGCTTCGCGGCCGTCGGCGCCAGCGGTGTGCTGGTCAACCTGCTCGTGGTGATCCTGGTGAACCAGTTCGGTCCGGACGCGGAGGCCGACGTCGTGTCGCTGCGGCCCACCGACTTCCACGTGCGGTGGTACCACGCGTACTCCACCGTCGCCTTCTTCGTGGCGAACCTGTGGAACTTCCAACTCAACCGGCAATGGACGTTCCGGTCATCGGGGGCAGCCGGTTGGTGGCGTGAGTACGTCCCGTTCCTCACGGTCGGCCTGCTCACGCAGGGGGTGGGCCTGCTGCTGCTGACCCTGCTGATGCACCGGGGATCACCCTTGGCCCTACCCCACGATCTGTTCGACGATTCCTCGATCTGGCTGACGCGTCTGTATTGGGCTCAGTTGATCGTGATCGGGCTGATCACGCCGCTGTCGTTCGTACTCAACAAGATCTGGACGTTCGCGGCCGTACGAGAGTCGCGCTCAGCCGCCCGCGACGACCTGACCGCGCAGCACCACGGCTGA
- a CDS encoding VanW family protein, whose amino-acid sequence MSQFTLPPRLSAPPRLTQRHPWLFPVAMRVLRAKRRVLWLRDGVSGRVRWAGKAESETPVRIKRHASLLLRELDPDQMHLQHSKVTNLRLASAQVDGVVIAPGETFSFNHVVGNCTRRKGYVDGMKLSNGEAEAGVGGGICQLANLLHWMFLHSPLTIVERSEHSFDPFPDAGRVLPWGVGCSIVYNYVDLVVRNDTDLTFALRVGVGERYLHGELLADRTPAHSYKVEARREEFVRHHGEVFRSNEIWRRVFDRHTGQQVGEELVKSNCALVIYQPAADVPIRELSD is encoded by the coding sequence GTGAGCCAGTTCACCCTCCCGCCGCGATTGAGCGCACCGCCACGGTTGACGCAGCGCCACCCCTGGCTCTTCCCCGTCGCGATGCGGGTGCTGCGCGCCAAACGTCGCGTCCTGTGGCTGCGAGACGGTGTCAGCGGACGGGTGCGCTGGGCGGGCAAGGCCGAGAGCGAGACCCCCGTACGCATCAAGCGGCACGCCTCGCTGTTGTTGCGCGAACTCGACCCCGACCAGATGCACCTGCAGCACAGCAAGGTGACCAACCTGCGGCTCGCGTCAGCGCAGGTCGACGGCGTGGTGATCGCGCCGGGCGAGACCTTCTCGTTCAACCATGTCGTCGGGAACTGTACCCGCCGCAAGGGCTATGTCGACGGGATGAAACTCTCCAACGGTGAAGCCGAAGCGGGTGTCGGCGGCGGCATCTGTCAACTGGCGAACCTGCTGCACTGGATGTTCCTGCACTCGCCATTGACCATCGTCGAACGCTCGGAGCACTCCTTCGACCCGTTCCCTGACGCCGGCCGGGTGCTGCCGTGGGGGGTGGGGTGCTCGATCGTCTACAACTACGTCGACCTGGTCGTACGCAACGACACCGACCTCACCTTCGCGCTTCGCGTGGGCGTCGGCGAGCGCTATCTGCACGGGGAACTCCTCGCCGATCGGACTCCGGCGCACTCCTACAAGGTCGAGGCCCGGCGCGAGGAGTTCGTACGCCATCACGGCGAGGTCTTTCGGAGCAACGAGATCTGGCGCAGGGTGTTCGATCGTCATACGGGGCAGCAAGTGGGCGAAGAGTTGGTGAAGTCCAACTGCGCGCTGGTCATCTACCAACCCGCCGCCGACGTGCCCATCCGAGAGTTGTCGGACTAA
- a CDS encoding GNAT family N-acetyltransferase produces MSNLLPMLDLRVVAGDLELRGISDDDLGVLADVALGGVHDPARTPFTVPWTDAPAEELPLRFAQYHWRTRADWSPDSWALNLGVWLDGRLLGVQGCTASDYLVTRTAETGSWLGRAAQGRGIGTRMRQMLCAFLFDHLDAAVITSGYFVDNPASGAVSRKVGYRENGVERRQRRPGELRVVPAHGAVA; encoded by the coding sequence ATGAGCAACCTTCTCCCCATGCTGGATTTGCGTGTCGTCGCCGGCGACCTGGAGTTGCGGGGGATCAGCGACGACGACCTGGGCGTGCTTGCCGACGTCGCGCTCGGCGGAGTGCACGACCCGGCACGTACGCCGTTCACTGTGCCGTGGACCGATGCGCCGGCTGAGGAATTGCCGCTGCGCTTCGCGCAGTACCACTGGCGTACGCGTGCCGACTGGTCACCGGATTCCTGGGCGCTCAATCTGGGTGTCTGGCTGGACGGACGTTTGCTCGGAGTGCAGGGCTGCACCGCGTCCGACTATCTGGTCACGCGAACGGCCGAAACCGGGTCCTGGCTCGGACGGGCTGCTCAAGGCCGTGGAATCGGGACGCGGATGCGACAGATGCTGTGCGCGTTCCTCTTCGACCACCTTGACGCCGCGGTCATCACCTCGGGCTACTTCGTCGACAATCCCGCGTCTGGAGCGGTGTCGCGCAAGGTGGGCTATCGCGAGAATGGTGTCGAACGGCGACAACGTCGCCCCGGTGAGCTTCGCGTCGTGCCAGCACATGGTGCTGTCGCGTGA
- the rpsP gene encoding 30S ribosomal protein S16 has translation MSVKIRLKRLGKIRVPQYRIVVVDSRKKRDGRVLEEIGKYHPKEDPSYIEVNSERALYWLGVGAQPSDPVAAILKVTGDWQKHKGEPGAEGTLKVKEPKRSKLDIFNEALAQAANEPKTEAVTKKSSKAAQKAETPAEEAPAVPADETPEGAAEAAEAAEEITAEDAGKSES, from the coding sequence GTGTCCGTCAAGATCCGTTTGAAGCGCCTGGGCAAGATCCGGGTGCCGCAATACCGCATCGTCGTCGTCGACTCGCGCAAGAAGCGCGACGGTCGCGTCCTCGAAGAGATCGGCAAGTACCACCCCAAGGAGGACCCCTCCTATATCGAGGTCAACTCGGAGCGGGCGCTGTACTGGCTCGGTGTCGGCGCGCAGCCGTCCGACCCGGTGGCCGCGATCCTCAAGGTGACCGGCGACTGGCAAAAGCACAAGGGTGAGCCCGGCGCTGAGGGCACCCTGAAGGTCAAGGAGCCCAAGCGCTCCAAGCTCGACATCTTCAACGAGGCGCTGGCCCAGGCGGCCAACGAGCCGAAGACCGAGGCCGTGACGAAGAAGTCGTCGAAGGCAGCCCAGAAGGCCGAAACTCCGGCCGAGGAGGCGCCTGCCGTGCCCGCCGACGAGACCCCCGAGGGTGCTGCCGAAGCTGCTGAGGCCGCTGAGGAGATCACCGCCGAGGACGCCGGCAAGAGCGAGTCGTGA
- a CDS encoding RNA-binding protein, with the protein MLAEALEHLVRGVVDNPDEVSVRDKQLRRGSVLEVRVNPADLGKVIGRNGRTATAFRTVISALAGRDGARIDFVDVDRGR; encoded by the coding sequence ATGCTTGCCGAAGCGCTTGAGCATCTCGTCCGGGGCGTCGTGGACAACCCCGACGAGGTGAGCGTGCGTGACAAGCAGTTGCGTCGCGGCTCAGTGCTGGAGGTCCGGGTCAACCCCGCCGACCTTGGCAAGGTGATCGGCCGCAACGGGCGTACGGCCACCGCGTTCCGCACGGTCATCTCGGCCCTCGCGGGCCGTGACGGCGCGCGGATCGACTTCGTGGACGTGGACCGCGGCCGTTAG
- a CDS encoding histidine phosphatase family protein, protein MDLVLIRHAQSSNNHLWAQTGGTSGRDPEPDLTELGEQQAEALAQWARSSWLAPRAIYSSLMTRALRTAAPLAQALDVALIGHSAAYEVGGPYVEDDEGVRRHHPGIGRDAAIGLAPTLSWPDDVEPGSWWSGPVEDGADAVRRRAANVIADLDRRHPGEQQVALVTHGFFTQFLVQSLLGIPDMTGWIRINNTGVSRIHVDGTVRIAVDINRLDHLTGDQITD, encoded by the coding sequence GTGGATCTCGTCCTGATCAGACACGCCCAATCGAGCAACAACCACCTCTGGGCCCAGACTGGGGGCACCAGTGGTCGCGACCCCGAACCCGATCTCACCGAACTCGGCGAGCAGCAGGCCGAGGCCCTGGCGCAGTGGGCGCGATCGTCCTGGTTGGCCCCGCGCGCGATCTATTCGAGCCTGATGACTCGGGCGCTCCGCACCGCAGCGCCTCTGGCGCAAGCCCTTGATGTGGCGCTGATCGGTCACAGCGCGGCGTACGAGGTCGGTGGCCCCTACGTCGAGGACGATGAGGGGGTTCGCCGTCACCACCCGGGCATCGGCCGCGACGCGGCAATCGGTCTGGCGCCGACGCTGAGTTGGCCGGACGACGTTGAGCCGGGCTCGTGGTGGTCGGGGCCGGTGGAGGACGGCGCGGATGCCGTACGCCGGCGCGCGGCCAACGTGATCGCCGACCTGGATCGCCGACACCCGGGAGAGCAGCAGGTGGCGCTCGTGACGCACGGCTTCTTCACCCAGTTCCTGGTCCAGAGCCTGCTCGGGATCCCCGACATGACGGGATGGATCCGGATCAACAACACCGGCGTCAGTCGCATCCACGTGGACGGCACGGTCCGCATCGCCGTCGACATCAATCGCCTGGATCACCTGACGGGCGACCAGATCACAGACTGA
- the rimM gene encoding ribosome maturation factor RimM (Essential for efficient processing of 16S rRNA), with translation MDPVEVVVGRVGKPHGLRGEVTIDVRTDEPDARFAPGVVLRVEPPRGSAWSARTVTVTSTRWHQGILLARFEQVADRTGAEGARGLILYADIPADATPEDPDEFYDHQLVGLTAYDLDTDTVLGTVTAIAHNAAQDLLTIRTPDGRDALVPFVTALVPEVDVGNGRIVIADRPGLVTPFPED, from the coding sequence GTGGATCCGGTCGAGGTAGTGGTGGGTCGCGTCGGCAAACCGCATGGCCTTCGCGGTGAGGTGACGATCGACGTACGCACCGACGAGCCCGACGCGCGCTTCGCGCCCGGAGTGGTGCTCAGAGTCGAGCCCCCGCGCGGATCAGCCTGGTCGGCCAGGACCGTCACGGTGACCAGCACGCGATGGCATCAAGGGATTCTGCTGGCCAGGTTCGAGCAGGTCGCCGACCGCACTGGGGCTGAGGGCGCGCGCGGGCTGATCCTGTACGCCGACATCCCCGCTGACGCGACACCCGAGGACCCCGACGAGTTCTACGACCACCAACTCGTGGGGCTCACGGCGTACGACCTGGACACCGACACGGTGCTGGGGACTGTGACAGCGATCGCGCACAACGCGGCCCAGGACCTGCTGACGATCCGTACGCCCGACGGTCGCGACGCCCTCGTGCCGTTCGTGACCGCGCTCGTGCCCGAGGTCGACGTTGGAAACGGCCGCATCGTGATCGCGGATCGTCCGGGCTTGGTGACGCCCTTCCCCGAGGACTGA
- a CDS encoding GNAT family N-acetyltransferase → MQEALANDHLGIPALHEDLDDVRAWLGVWNTSLVRVAGRLVGAVRARLVEDAWDIGRIMVAPDLQGRGLGRALLEHAERQAPPTARRLVLFTGARSERNIRMYRKAGYRPVPDGQSPDDGGRWAGRVLLVKRISR, encoded by the coding sequence ATGCAGGAGGCGCTGGCCAACGACCACCTCGGCATCCCGGCGCTGCACGAGGATCTCGATGACGTACGGGCGTGGCTGGGCGTGTGGAACACATCGCTCGTACGCGTGGCCGGACGCCTCGTGGGCGCTGTTCGGGCGCGGCTGGTCGAGGACGCCTGGGACATTGGTCGCATCATGGTGGCCCCGGACCTGCAAGGCCGCGGTCTGGGTCGAGCTTTGCTGGAGCACGCCGAGCGACAGGCGCCGCCGACGGCACGTCGGCTCGTGCTCTTCACCGGTGCGCGCAGCGAGCGCAACATCCGGATGTATCGCAAGGCCGGTTATCGGCCCGTCCCTGACGGCCAGAGCCCCGACGACGGGGGCCGTTGGGCCGGGCGCGTCCTCCTGGTCAAGCGGATTTCTCGCTGA
- the rplS gene encoding 50S ribosomal protein L19, with protein MNPLVSEIGAAAKRTDVPDFRAGDTVKVHVKVIEGSRSRVQVFQGVVIRVHGAGVGRTFTVRKVSFGVGVERTFPLNSPIFEQIEVVTRGDVRRAKLYYLRNLRGKAAKIKERREA; from the coding sequence ATGAACCCGCTCGTTTCCGAGATCGGTGCCGCCGCGAAGCGCACCGACGTCCCCGACTTCCGCGCCGGCGACACCGTCAAGGTCCACGTCAAGGTCATCGAGGGCAGCCGTTCGCGTGTCCAGGTGTTCCAGGGCGTCGTGATCCGCGTGCACGGTGCCGGTGTCGGACGCACCTTCACCGTCCGCAAGGTCTCGTTCGGCGTCGGTGTCGAGCGCACCTTCCCGCTGAACTCCCCGATCTTCGAGCAGATCGAGGTCGTGACCCGCGGTGACGTACGCCGCGCCAAGCTCTACTACCTGCGCAACCTGCGCGGCAAGGCTGCCAAGATCAAGGAGCGTCGCGAGGCGTGA